Proteins co-encoded in one Christiangramia fulva genomic window:
- a CDS encoding DNA polymerase III subunit alpha: MYLNCHTYYSLRYGTFSTEELCRLAQKMGVKQLAVTDINNTSACLEFIKMAPEFDLKALVGIDFRNGTEQQYGGIARNNEGYRELNAYLSEHLHQQKTFPSEAPKFDNSFIIYPLEKVVASKKTHFEGNEFIGISIKSLRKLKFSAYKEFRDKLVLLQTVSFRNKKDYNAHRLLRAIDNNMILSKLPESEQGDFSHQMLTLEEIEKEFEDFQHIVKNTQKLIDACEVSFGFGRNQNRNLLVAGESKEKDEKKLKDLCYQNLHKRYPEAGEKVHARLEKELNSIISLGFVSYFLINLDIVNYARSQNYPFVGRGSGANSMVAYILGITNVDPIELDLYFERFINPNRKSPPDFDIDFSWKDRNDVTRYIFETYEHTALMGTYVTFKRRAVARELGKVFGLPKENIDKLSDGHFQYKDLDHLEKLVLRYSGLIEGFPNYLSVHSGGILILNDSVYNYAGTFLPPKGFRTIQIDMNIAEEVGIHKFDILAQRGLSKITDSIEIIRQNQPEAYIEDMENISIFKNDPEINNLLKTGDCMGVFYVESPAMRGLLTKLQTSDYMNLVAASSVIRPGVSSAGMKEEFIKRHRDPERRKQAHPVMFEIMPDTYGVMVYQEDVMKVAHFFAGLSFDDADVLRRGMSGKKTSKDQMQKIEETFRENCQKKEYKDELISEVWEQISSFAGYAFPKGHSASYAVESYQSLYLKKYFPLEFMVAALNNGGGFYSVETYIQEIRRCGGIVHAPCINKSDHPTVIYGRDVYLGLGYIKELETKTIQQILENRQFFGEFRSFEDFIDRISISIEQLSLLLKIDAFRFTKIDKYTLLWKAYFKISKNKRNDWQKALFKPKQRDFELPEFEDSKLTEAYDQMELLGFPLCSHFKLLKNPMEDSIYACDLKENVGKEIRIYGNLVNARKTGTSNGKYMYFGTFYDQKGEIFDIVIFPDAAEKYPLHNKGIYLCYGTVVEELGYISITIKWISRQHTAPDPRLVGANFKVS; encoded by the coding sequence ATGTACCTCAATTGTCATACATACTATTCCCTTCGCTACGGCACTTTTTCTACGGAAGAGCTTTGCAGGCTTGCCCAAAAAATGGGGGTGAAACAGCTGGCGGTGACCGATATCAATAATACTTCGGCCTGCCTGGAATTTATTAAAATGGCTCCGGAATTTGATCTAAAAGCACTGGTGGGGATTGATTTCAGAAATGGCACAGAGCAGCAATACGGGGGAATTGCCAGAAACAATGAAGGGTATCGTGAGCTCAACGCGTATCTTTCTGAGCATCTCCATCAACAGAAGACTTTTCCTTCAGAAGCTCCAAAATTTGACAATTCTTTTATCATTTATCCGCTGGAAAAGGTGGTGGCTTCAAAAAAGACTCATTTTGAGGGCAATGAATTTATCGGAATTTCAATAAAAAGTCTGCGTAAACTGAAGTTTTCAGCTTATAAAGAATTCAGGGATAAACTGGTGCTGCTGCAAACGGTGAGTTTCAGAAACAAGAAAGATTACAACGCTCACCGGCTTTTACGGGCGATCGATAACAACATGATTTTGAGCAAACTTCCTGAGAGCGAACAGGGCGATTTTTCACATCAGATGTTGACTTTGGAAGAAATTGAAAAAGAATTTGAAGATTTTCAGCATATTGTGAAAAATACTCAAAAACTGATTGATGCCTGTGAAGTGAGTTTTGGTTTTGGCAGAAATCAGAACCGGAATTTGCTCGTTGCCGGCGAGAGTAAAGAAAAAGACGAAAAAAAACTGAAGGATCTCTGTTACCAGAATCTTCACAAAAGATATCCTGAAGCCGGGGAGAAGGTGCACGCCCGGCTTGAAAAGGAGCTGAATTCGATCATCAGCCTCGGTTTTGTCTCCTATTTTCTTATCAATCTTGATATCGTGAACTATGCCCGTTCACAAAATTATCCGTTTGTGGGGCGGGGAAGTGGCGCCAATTCTATGGTTGCCTATATTCTGGGGATTACCAATGTCGATCCCATTGAACTCGATCTTTATTTTGAACGTTTTATCAACCCCAATCGTAAATCGCCTCCCGATTTTGATATCGATTTTTCCTGGAAAGACCGCAATGATGTGACGCGGTATATTTTTGAAACCTATGAACATACCGCGTTGATGGGAACTTATGTGACTTTTAAACGACGGGCAGTGGCGCGGGAACTTGGAAAAGTATTCGGACTTCCCAAAGAAAATATCGATAAACTTTCAGACGGACATTTTCAATATAAAGACCTGGACCACCTCGAAAAACTGGTGCTGCGTTACAGCGGGTTAATTGAAGGATTTCCGAATTACCTCAGTGTTCATTCCGGCGGAATTTTAATTCTGAACGATTCGGTGTACAATTATGCGGGTACATTTTTGCCGCCTAAGGGTTTCAGAACAATTCAGATCGATATGAATATCGCCGAAGAAGTTGGCATTCATAAATTCGATATCCTTGCTCAGCGCGGACTCTCCAAGATCACCGATAGCATTGAGATCATAAGGCAAAATCAGCCGGAAGCCTATATAGAAGACATGGAAAATATTTCAATTTTTAAAAATGACCCGGAGATCAACAATCTGCTTAAAACCGGAGACTGTATGGGAGTTTTTTATGTGGAATCGCCTGCCATGCGAGGCTTGCTCACCAAACTTCAAACCAGCGATTATATGAACCTGGTGGCGGCAAGTTCGGTCATTCGGCCGGGAGTTTCCAGCGCAGGCATGAAAGAAGAATTTATCAAACGCCATCGCGACCCTGAACGCAGAAAACAGGCGCACCCGGTAATGTTCGAGATCATGCCCGATACCTATGGAGTGATGGTGTACCAGGAAGACGTGATGAAAGTGGCGCATTTCTTTGCCGGACTTAGTTTTGACGATGCCGATGTGTTACGACGCGGGATGAGTGGTAAAAAGACTTCTAAAGACCAGATGCAAAAGATCGAAGAAACCTTCAGGGAAAATTGCCAAAAAAAGGAGTATAAGGATGAGCTGATCTCGGAAGTCTGGGAGCAGATATCTTCTTTTGCCGGCTATGCCTTTCCGAAGGGACATTCGGCTTCTTATGCCGTGGAAAGTTACCAGAGTTTATACCTGAAAAAATATTTTCCGCTGGAATTTATGGTGGCCGCGCTCAATAACGGCGGCGGATTCTATTCCGTGGAAACCTATATCCAGGAAATTCGTCGTTGCGGCGGGATCGTGCACGCGCCCTGCATCAATAAAAGCGATCACCCCACGGTGATCTATGGCAGGGATGTGTATCTGGGTCTGGGGTATATCAAAGAGCTCGAAACCAAAACCATTCAGCAGATCCTTGAAAACCGACAGTTTTTTGGGGAATTTCGGTCTTTTGAAGATTTTATAGATCGTATTTCCATTTCCATTGAACAGCTAAGCTTACTGCTGAAAATCGATGCTTTCCGCTTTACCAAAATTGATAAATATACCCTGCTTTGGAAAGCCTATTTCAAGATCAGTAAAAATAAAAGAAATGACTGGCAGAAGGCTTTGTTCAAGCCAAAACAGCGGGATTTTGAACTTCCCGAATTTGAAGATTCCAAACTTACCGAAGCTTATGACCAAATGGAATTGCTGGGTTTCCCGCTGTGTAGCCATTTTAAATTATTAAAAAACCCGATGGAAGATTCTATTTATGCCTGTGATCTGAAGGAAAATGTTGGAAAGGAGATTCGCATTTACGGAAATCTCGTCAACGCGAGAAAAACTGGTACTTCTAACGGAAAATACATGTATTTTGGAACTTTTTACGATCAGAAAGGCGAAATTTTCGATATTGTGATATTTCCCGATGCCGCTGAAAAATATCCGCTTCACAATAAAGGGATTTATCTCTGTTATGGAACGGTGGTAGAAGAACTGGGCTATATATCCATCACTATTAAATGGATCTCCCGTCAGCATACCGCACCCGATCCCAGGCTGGTGGGAGCAAATTTTAAAGTATCTTAA
- a CDS encoding YeeE/YedE family protein, whose protein sequence is MEIILQTWPWYVSGPLIALIMFLLIFMGKKFGMSSNLRTLCTMCGASKSAGYFSYDWRSQRWNLIVILGAAVGGFIAMNFLSADPAVEINPETVTHLKQLGFESAGAAYLPDELYSINALGNIKSLSLLIIGGFLIGFGTRWAGGCTSGHAISGLSNLQLPSLVAVIGFFIGGLIMVHLLFPLIF, encoded by the coding sequence ATGGAAATAATTTTACAAACCTGGCCGTGGTACGTTTCAGGACCATTAATAGCTTTGATCATGTTTTTGCTCATTTTCATGGGTAAGAAATTTGGAATGTCTTCAAACCTACGAACCCTCTGTACCATGTGCGGTGCAAGTAAGAGCGCAGGTTATTTTAGCTACGACTGGCGTTCACAACGCTGGAACCTTATCGTGATCCTGGGAGCCGCGGTGGGCGGTTTTATTGCCATGAATTTTCTTTCGGCAGATCCTGCGGTGGAAATTAATCCGGAAACGGTTACCCACTTAAAGCAGCTTGGCTTCGAAAGTGCCGGTGCCGCATACCTGCCCGATGAACTTTATAGTATAAATGCTCTTGGAAATATCAAATCTTTGAGCCTTCTCATCATAGGCGGTTTTCTTATAGGTTTTGGTACGCGTTGGGCCGGTGGCTGTACTTCAGGGCACGCGATTTCAGGTCTTAGCAATCTGCAATTGCCCTCGCTGGTCGCGGTGATCGGATTTTTCATAGGTGGCCTGATCATGGTTCATTTATTATTTCCTTTAATTTTTTAG
- a CDS encoding YeeE/YedE family protein, with translation MRVAGYFLIGIFFGIVMFKSEAASWFRIYEMFRFESFHMYGIIGSALVLGILGIQFIKRKKMKDFTGHPIIFIPKEKTKTFSRYIFGGTIFGLGWALAGACPGPIYTLIGAGYVSMLVVFVSAILGTFVYGLLKEKLPH, from the coding sequence ATGAGAGTAGCAGGTTATTTTTTAATAGGAATATTTTTCGGAATCGTAATGTTTAAATCGGAAGCGGCTTCCTGGTTCAGAATATATGAGATGTTCCGCTTTGAATCTTTTCATATGTACGGAATTATTGGTTCGGCTCTGGTTTTAGGAATCCTGGGAATTCAGTTTATAAAAAGAAAGAAAATGAAGGATTTTACCGGACACCCCATCATTTTTATTCCCAAGGAAAAAACAAAAACCTTTAGCCGTTATATTTTCGGCGGAACTATTTTCGGATTGGGCTGGGCCCTTGCCGGAGCCTGTCCGGGACCGATTTACACCCTTATAGGCGCGGGTTATGTTTCAATGCTTGTGGTATTCGTTTCGGCTATTTTAGGAACTTTTGTATACGGACTTTTAAAGGAAAAACTTCCGCATTAA
- a CDS encoding trimeric intracellular cation channel family protein translates to MELSLFNILDVLGTVAFAISGALAAMNRRLDLFGIFIIAFVTAIGGGTLRDVLIGQTPVSWMEHIVYVYLIGVVTVLAIIFRNKLYYLKKSLFLFDTIGLGVFTITGVETGIQHNLDPIISIALGAMTGTFGGVIRDILCNEIPVIFRKEIYATACILGALAFVILHRLQVNTDLIYIITTLIVIGIRLVVVKYHISLPAFILHDKSED, encoded by the coding sequence ATGGAACTTAGTTTATTCAACATCCTGGATGTGCTTGGAACGGTGGCTTTTGCGATTTCGGGTGCTCTCGCAGCCATGAATCGCAGGCTGGATCTTTTCGGGATTTTCATCATTGCCTTTGTAACAGCTATCGGCGGAGGAACTCTCAGAGATGTTCTTATTGGCCAGACTCCTGTCTCCTGGATGGAACATATCGTGTATGTTTATTTAATTGGAGTCGTGACCGTTTTGGCTATTATTTTCAGAAATAAACTCTATTACCTGAAAAAATCACTATTCCTTTTTGATACCATCGGGCTAGGGGTTTTCACCATTACCGGCGTAGAAACGGGTATTCAGCATAATCTCGACCCCATTATTTCCATAGCGCTGGGTGCCATGACCGGAACTTTTGGTGGTGTGATCAGGGATATATTATGTAATGAAATTCCCGTTATTTTCCGAAAAGAAATCTATGCTACGGCCTGTATCTTAGGTGCTCTCGCCTTTGTGATTCTTCATAGGTTACAGGTGAATACAGATCTCATTTATATCATCACCACCCTGATCGTTATTGGTATTCGCCTGGTTGTGGTAAAATATCATATATCACTGCCGGCTTTTATCTTACATGACAAAAGCGAGGATTAA
- the trxB gene encoding thioredoxin-disulfide reductase, translating to MSENIERVKCLIIGSGPAGYTAAIYASRADLKPVMYTGMEPGGQLTTTTEVDNFPGYADGIDGPQMMMDLQKQAERFGTDVRIGMITEVELSKKVGGIHKACVDNAKWIEADSVIISTGATAKYLGLPSEQRLRGGGVSACAVCDGFFYKGQDVAIVGGGDTAAEEATYLANICNKVTMLIRKDYMKASKAMQHRVNNTKNLEVRYNTEVDEILGDQVVEGLRMVNNQTGEKEEIKITGFFVAIGHKPNTEIFQGQLDMDNTGYLITQGKTTKTNIPGVFASGDVQDKVYRQAVTAAGTGCMAALDAERYLAEIETEEDIQKPQTRPETV from the coding sequence ATGAGCGAAAATATAGAACGAGTAAAATGTTTGATCATAGGTTCCGGTCCTGCAGGTTATACTGCTGCAATTTACGCTTCCAGAGCCGATCTTAAACCGGTAATGTATACGGGAATGGAACCAGGCGGACAGCTTACAACTACTACTGAAGTAGATAACTTTCCGGGATATGCCGATGGTATTGATGGTCCTCAAATGATGATGGATCTACAAAAACAAGCCGAACGTTTTGGAACCGATGTAAGGATCGGGATGATCACCGAAGTTGAATTGTCAAAAAAAGTTGGTGGAATTCATAAAGCCTGCGTTGATAACGCCAAATGGATAGAGGCGGATAGCGTCATCATATCTACAGGTGCTACAGCTAAATATCTCGGACTTCCAAGTGAACAAAGATTACGTGGAGGCGGGGTTTCTGCTTGCGCAGTATGTGACGGCTTTTTCTATAAAGGTCAGGATGTGGCGATAGTTGGTGGTGGAGACACCGCTGCCGAGGAAGCTACCTATCTGGCCAATATTTGTAATAAAGTGACCATGTTGATCAGGAAAGATTATATGAAAGCTTCCAAAGCTATGCAGCACCGGGTGAATAATACCAAAAATCTTGAAGTTCGCTATAATACTGAGGTTGATGAAATTCTTGGTGATCAGGTAGTAGAAGGTTTGAGAATGGTCAATAATCAAACCGGTGAGAAAGAAGAGATCAAAATCACAGGTTTCTTTGTTGCTATCGGGCATAAACCAAATACCGAAATCTTCCAGGGACAATTAGATATGGATAATACCGGGTACCTTATCACACAGGGAAAGACCACGAAAACAAATATTCCAGGTGTTTTTGCTTCGGGAGATGTGCAGGATAAAGTGTATCGCCAGGCGGTTACAGCTGCGGGCACAGGATGTATGGCCGCGCTTGATGCCGAGCGTTACCTCGCCGAAATTGAAACCGAAGAGGATATTCAAAAACCGCAAACAAGACCTGAAACGGTTTAA
- a CDS encoding GIN domain-containing protein has translation MVKKLPFILLLIMISCGAQEKVKGSRNVKTEKFNLTPFHSIQIAGEFEVSIVKGSRPKLEIKADDNLIDLIQSEVIDGVLYIKPIKEISRAKSQKIQITFQDTLKSINISDKVELESEEDLYVEDFQLETKNKSKAFLSLTANSFNLIHGDDAKAELNVTAKESYFQLNQSSDVKALVNAPLFKVDIYEKASARIEGEIQDFDLRAGQSSKFDGEKLTAENATVLAQGRSDNKINVSEKLEISATGNSKTEIYNSPQINLTQFTDEAVIAKKESKKGLF, from the coding sequence ATGGTCAAAAAATTACCATTTATTTTGCTTTTAATCATGATCTCCTGCGGCGCGCAGGAAAAGGTTAAAGGCAGCCGAAACGTGAAAACTGAAAAATTCAACCTTACTCCTTTTCATTCTATTCAGATAGCAGGTGAATTCGAAGTTAGTATTGTAAAGGGTTCCCGGCCAAAACTGGAAATTAAAGCCGATGATAATCTAATTGATCTTATTCAAAGTGAAGTAATTGACGGCGTTCTGTATATTAAACCCATAAAAGAAATTTCGCGGGCTAAATCTCAAAAGATCCAAATCACTTTTCAGGATACATTGAAAAGTATAAACATTTCTGATAAAGTGGAGCTGGAATCTGAGGAGGATCTTTATGTGGAAGATTTTCAGCTGGAAACAAAGAATAAATCAAAAGCTTTTCTTAGCCTAACGGCGAACAGCTTCAATTTAATTCATGGTGATGATGCGAAAGCAGAACTAAATGTGACCGCAAAGGAAAGTTATTTTCAGTTAAATCAATCTTCAGATGTAAAGGCTTTGGTAAATGCACCGCTTTTTAAAGTCGATATATACGAAAAGGCTTCGGCAAGAATTGAAGGAGAAATCCAGGATTTTGATTTAAGGGCAGGCCAGTCTTCAAAGTTTGACGGTGAAAAGCTAACCGCTGAAAATGCAACGGTGCTGGCGCAGGGAAGATCAGACAATAAAATAAATGTTTCTGAAAAACTTGAAATTTCAGCCACGGGCAATTCAAAAACCGAAATTTATAACTCTCCACAGATCAATCTTACCCAGTTTACCGATGAAGCGGTGATCGCGAAAAAAGAGTCTAAAAAAGGACTGTTTTAG
- a CDS encoding PspC domain-containing protein produces MNKTVNINLAGIFFHIDEDAYARLQRYLEAIRHSFSNTQGRDEIISDIEARIAELFNEKIKNDRQVISLKEVEEVIAIMGQPEDYMVDEEIFEDEPKAERKSKTTKTIGKQLFRDTEHGYVGGVSSGLGHYLSIEAIWVRLLWILLTIFSSGAFIVIYIAFWIFVPEAKTTADKLAMRGEEVTISNIEKKIREGFQDVSDSIKNVDYEKYGNQARSGASSAATTLGNIIRFCLKLFVKFIGVLLLLIAGSTLIGLFVALFSVGTFGLVDAPWTDYIEMVNSGAPLWVISILAFFAIGIPFFFLFVLGLKILVSNLKPVGRIASLTLLGVWLLSVIGLSVIGISQATNRAFDGEVATTERLDITPNDTIFLEMRSNPDHSGRSYRNSNFQVIYGDQNEKMLYGQDVRLIVKSTKDSVGKIEVVKSAEGRNYDDARERAQNINYSTSLVGNRLFLNDFFTTDASYKYRDQEVQVTLFIPVGTVLYAEDNTSSFHRNSSHYDDILISGQEGHFLQIMDGEASCADCPEEDSWDENGDEWQDSDEDNDWDTSDDFNARIDVNGDEMKVKVNDKGIEVKKENGQSAKIDSNGIEINNN; encoded by the coding sequence ATGAATAAGACAGTTAATATAAATCTTGCCGGCATTTTCTTTCATATAGATGAGGATGCTTACGCCAGGCTGCAACGCTATCTTGAGGCGATAAGGCATTCATTCTCCAATACACAAGGTCGCGATGAGATCATTTCAGACATCGAAGCCCGTATTGCTGAATTATTTAATGAAAAGATCAAAAATGACCGTCAGGTAATCAGCCTTAAAGAAGTAGAAGAAGTCATCGCCATCATGGGGCAACCCGAAGATTATATGGTAGATGAAGAGATCTTTGAAGATGAACCAAAAGCCGAAAGAAAATCGAAAACTACCAAAACCATTGGTAAACAACTTTTCCGTGATACCGAACACGGGTATGTGGGCGGTGTTTCATCAGGTCTTGGCCATTATCTTAGTATTGAAGCCATCTGGGTGAGATTACTCTGGATCCTGCTTACCATCTTTTCAAGTGGTGCATTTATAGTGATCTATATAGCTTTCTGGATCTTTGTCCCTGAAGCCAAAACCACAGCCGATAAGCTGGCAATGCGCGGAGAGGAGGTAACCATCAGTAATATCGAGAAAAAGATACGTGAGGGTTTTCAGGATGTTTCAGATAGTATAAAAAATGTAGATTACGAAAAATACGGAAATCAGGCTCGTTCCGGCGCCAGTTCGGCCGCTACAACCCTCGGTAATATTATCAGGTTCTGTCTGAAACTATTTGTAAAATTCATTGGCGTTCTTTTATTGCTCATCGCAGGCTCTACACTTATTGGCCTTTTTGTAGCCTTATTCAGCGTGGGAACTTTTGGACTTGTGGATGCTCCATGGACAGATTATATTGAAATGGTTAACAGCGGCGCCCCGCTTTGGGTGATCTCAATCCTGGCATTTTTTGCCATCGGGATTCCTTTCTTCTTCCTGTTTGTCTTAGGGCTCAAGATCCTTGTTAGTAACCTGAAACCTGTGGGAAGAATTGCTTCCCTTACTTTACTGGGCGTTTGGTTGCTATCAGTGATCGGTTTGAGCGTCATAGGAATTTCACAAGCCACCAACAGGGCTTTTGACGGTGAAGTTGCTACTACCGAAAGGTTGGATATTACTCCTAACGATACCATTTTCCTGGAGATGAGAAGCAATCCTGATCATTCGGGCAGGAGTTACCGTAATTCAAATTTTCAGGTGATCTATGGTGATCAAAACGAAAAGATGCTTTACGGGCAGGATGTTCGCCTGATCGTAAAATCTACCAAAGATTCCGTTGGGAAGATAGAGGTGGTGAAATCGGCAGAAGGCAGGAATTACGACGATGCACGTGAAAGAGCACAGAATATCAATTATTCAACGAGCCTTGTTGGAAACAGACTTTTTTTGAATGACTTTTTCACTACAGACGCAAGTTACAAATACCGTGACCAGGAAGTCCAGGTAACTTTGTTTATCCCGGTAGGAACAGTTCTTTATGCTGAAGATAACACTTCTTCTTTCCATAGAAATTCATCTCATTATGATGATATTTTAATCAGTGGCCAGGAAGGCCATTTCCTTCAAATTATGGATGGAGAAGCCTCCTGTGCAGATTGCCCTGAAGAGGACAGCTGGGATGAGAATGGCGACGAATGGCAAGATTCTGATGAAGATAATGACTGGGATACCTCAGACGATTTTAATGCGAGGATAGATGTAAATGGCGATGAAATGAAGGTAAAGGTCAATGACAAGGGAATAGAAGTTAAAAAGGAAAATGGACAAAGTGCCAAAATAGACAGTAACGGAATTGAGATAAACAACAACTAA
- a CDS encoding PadR family transcriptional regulator yields MKIENTKAQMRKGVLEYCILSVLRDEDAYVAEILETLKDAKLLVVEGTIYPLLTRLKNAGLLNYRWEESSSGPPRKYYGLTETGKIFLRELTVTWDELQTAVNIVTTQKKKNHE; encoded by the coding sequence ATGAAGATTGAAAATACAAAAGCTCAGATGCGCAAGGGTGTGCTGGAATACTGCATCCTCTCTGTTTTGAGAGATGAAGATGCCTATGTGGCAGAAATTCTTGAAACACTCAAAGACGCGAAGTTACTGGTGGTAGAAGGTACTATTTATCCGCTGCTCACCAGGCTTAAAAATGCTGGTTTACTCAACTATCGTTGGGAAGAATCATCCAGCGGGCCACCAAGAAAATATTATGGCCTTACCGAGACTGGAAAAATTTTCCTCAGGGAACTTACCGTGACCTGGGACGAATTACAAACGGCAGTTAACATTGTAACCACACAAAAAAAGAAAAATCATGAATAA
- a CDS encoding DUF4870 domain-containing protein: MTTETINQNRTLATVLHLSVFTKYFIPMGNFIFPLLLWLAKKEDPFVDKNGRNAINFQISLFLYTIFLVTVGAALFLFFGIRFSMIEPFFFEHDHFEVHEFSHAIPFIVSAVILGIIFLGLFILEIFAVIMASIRASEGEIYHYPLTINFIGSGESGAN, encoded by the coding sequence ATGACAACAGAAACCATCAATCAAAATAGAACCCTGGCTACCGTGCTCCATCTCTCGGTATTCACAAAGTATTTTATTCCAATGGGCAATTTTATTTTTCCGCTGCTTTTATGGCTGGCAAAAAAGGAAGATCCCTTTGTGGATAAAAACGGAAGAAACGCGATCAATTTCCAGATCAGCCTTTTTCTCTACACCATTTTCCTGGTTACTGTGGGAGCCGCATTATTCCTGTTTTTTGGAATAAGGTTCAGTATGATCGAACCATTTTTTTTCGAACATGATCATTTCGAGGTTCACGAATTTAGCCATGCCATTCCTTTTATTGTGAGTGCCGTCATCCTTGGAATAATCTTTTTAGGACTCTTTATTCTTGAAATTTTTGCGGTGATCATGGCCTCCATCAGGGCCAGCGAAGGAGAAATTTATCATTACCCGCTAACCATCAATTTCATCGGCTCTGGAGAATCTGGAGCAAATTAA
- a CDS encoding nuclear transport factor 2 family protein, whose translation MIKLHQKISKSISKRAFSLKGFLTLIIGLTSLYVLNAQEKSVKETILEKDSIFWNAYNECDIAKMENFLAADLEFYHDKSGVLNGSDKLNESMEKGLCSTGKNKLRREAVPGTVAVFPLKDKDSVYGAIITGEHLFYLVNAKTEQADGKAKFSNLWLLKDGKWKMHRVFSYDHQPAPYSNEKEKITLSPAQLQEFAGNYLMPSKDAIIVKALEDKLELKAMGKMFTLYPDSENSFFTEERDLTFTFSEEKPRKLTIFEANTKVAEATCTE comes from the coding sequence ATGATCAAACTACATCAAAAAATTTCTAAATCAATTTCGAAAAGAGCATTTTCCTTAAAAGGATTTCTTACGCTAATTATCGGTCTAACTTCCTTGTATGTTCTGAATGCCCAGGAAAAATCTGTAAAAGAAACCATTCTTGAAAAAGATTCCATCTTCTGGAATGCCTATAATGAATGTGATATTGCAAAAATGGAAAATTTTCTCGCGGCTGACCTCGAGTTCTATCATGACAAAAGTGGTGTTCTAAATGGCTCAGACAAACTAAATGAAAGTATGGAAAAGGGCTTGTGCTCCACCGGGAAAAATAAGCTTCGACGAGAAGCGGTTCCGGGAACAGTTGCTGTTTTTCCACTTAAGGATAAAGATTCGGTTTACGGAGCCATTATTACGGGAGAGCATCTTTTTTACCTTGTAAACGCTAAAACTGAACAAGCCGATGGAAAAGCAAAATTCTCAAATCTCTGGCTTCTCAAAGACGGAAAGTGGAAAATGCATCGAGTATTCAGTTATGATCATCAACCAGCACCCTACAGTAATGAAAAAGAAAAGATCACCCTTAGCCCGGCTCAACTTCAGGAATTTGCAGGAAACTATTTAATGCCTTCTAAGGATGCCATTATCGTTAAAGCTCTGGAAGACAAACTGGAATTAAAAGCAATGGGTAAAATGTTTACTCTGTATCCCGATTCTGAAAACAGTTTTTTTACTGAGGAAAGGGATCTGACATTTACTTTTTCTGAAGAAAAACCACGGAAACTGACAATTTTCGAAGCTAATACTAAAGTAGCTGAAGCTACCTGTACTGAATAA
- a CDS encoding DUF4442 domain-containing protein: MKLSPAKLNNFLMIKLPSAWFCGVRVKHIDKTQCEVGVKHRWINQNPFKSMYFAVQAMAAELSTGALVMSKIQNSDKKISMLVARNKSVFSKKATGKISFNCYDGKKADEAIQKTLESGDGQTFWMKSVGTNEEGVEVSVFEFEWTVKVKK, from the coding sequence ATGAAGCTTTCTCCTGCTAAACTCAACAATTTTTTAATGATTAAGCTTCCAAGCGCCTGGTTTTGTGGAGTGAGGGTGAAACATATCGATAAAACCCAATGTGAAGTAGGAGTGAAGCACCGGTGGATCAATCAGAATCCGTTTAAATCGATGTATTTCGCGGTGCAGGCGATGGCAGCCGAACTGAGCACAGGAGCCCTTGTGATGAGCAAAATCCAAAATTCTGATAAAAAGATCTCCATGCTGGTAGCCCGGAATAAATCGGTATTTTCAAAAAAAGCCACCGGAAAGATAAGTTTTAACTGTTATGATGGTAAAAAAGCTGATGAAGCAATACAAAAGACTTTAGAAAGCGGTGACGGCCAAACCTTCTGGATGAAATCGGTAGGAACCAATGAAGAAGGAGTGGAGGTTTCGGTTTTTGAATTTGAATGGACTGTGAAAGTGAAAAAGTAG